A single window of Hymenobacter sp. APR13 DNA harbors:
- a CDS encoding cation:proton antiporter translates to MGSYSILIGLSTAVILSYLFDLIARATKVPSVLMLLLTGIALRQAADYFDFTLAIPKVVLEIFGIIGLIMIVLEGALDLELTREKAPLIRRSFLAAVLMLVVQSVAIALLLQWYLGASFQTCLVNAVPLAVISSAIAIPSVANLMGEKQEFIVYESTFSDILGIMLFNFALQDNFAQGISVVTFSRDVVAVLVVAVLSTAALAFLLGRIRLHVKFFLILAFLVLLYSVAKKLHLSSLVLVLVFGLAVNNASLILRGPRLQRWLHPEQLAAELHPLKSITAESAFLIRTFFFLLFGFSITLSTLISGTLLLQGLLIVGVLTVIRFLYLRYVAKSDLIPELFIAPKGLITVLLFYSIPARHHLGEVGESLLFVVILLTGVLMMIGLQLTKKDPQIGEY, encoded by the coding sequence ATGGGCTCTTATTCTATCCTCATCGGCCTCAGTACGGCCGTCATCCTGTCTTACCTCTTCGACCTGATTGCGCGGGCTACCAAGGTGCCGTCGGTGCTGATGCTGCTGCTCACGGGCATTGCCCTGCGCCAGGCCGCCGACTACTTCGACTTCACGCTGGCCATTCCGAAGGTGGTGCTGGAAATATTCGGTATCATCGGCCTGATTATGATTGTGCTGGAAGGCGCCCTTGATCTGGAGCTGACCCGCGAAAAAGCCCCGCTGATCCGCCGCTCGTTTCTGGCGGCGGTGCTGATGCTGGTGGTGCAGTCGGTGGCTATTGCGCTGCTGCTGCAGTGGTATTTGGGGGCCTCGTTTCAGACCTGCCTCGTAAATGCCGTGCCGCTGGCTGTTATCAGCTCGGCCATTGCCATTCCCAGCGTGGCCAACCTGATGGGCGAGAAGCAGGAGTTCATCGTGTACGAAAGCACGTTCTCGGACATCCTGGGCATCATGCTGTTCAACTTCGCGCTGCAGGACAATTTCGCGCAGGGTATTTCGGTAGTCACGTTCTCGCGCGACGTGGTGGCGGTGCTGGTGGTGGCGGTGCTGAGCACGGCGGCGCTGGCGTTTCTGCTGGGCCGCATCCGGCTGCACGTTAAGTTTTTCCTGATTCTGGCGTTTCTGGTGCTGCTCTACAGTGTGGCCAAAAAGCTGCACCTGTCGTCGTTGGTGCTGGTGCTGGTGTTTGGGCTGGCCGTGAACAACGCCTCCCTGATTCTGCGCGGCCCGCGCCTGCAGCGCTGGCTGCACCCTGAGCAGCTGGCCGCCGAGCTGCATCCGCTTAAAAGCATCACCGCCGAATCAGCCTTCCTGATCCGGACGTTCTTTTTCCTGCTGTTCGGTTTCAGCATCACGCTCAGCACGCTCATCAGTGGCACGCTGCTGCTGCAGGGCTTGCTGATTGTGGGCGTACTCACCGTCATCCGCTTCCTCTACCTGCGCTACGTCGCCAAGTCCGACCTGATTCCGGAGCTGTTCATTGCGCCCAAAGGCCTCATCACGGTGCTGCTGTTTTACAGCATCCCGGCCCGCCACCACCTCGGCGAAGTAGGCGAAAGCCTGCTGTTTGTGGTGATTCTACTAACCGGCGTGCTGATGATGATCGGCCTGCAGCTCACCAAGAAAGACCCACAGATAGGAGAGTATTAG
- a CDS encoding chloride channel protein, whose protein sequence is MPKNIVHRILSPLLLWRLRHINDRVYLILVSVLVGLMAGLTAVLLKNSVHRSQELLYAWVPEEKRVFALFLYPIIGIALSVLFTRYFLDGNLSRGLGPIIYNIARQGSIVPRSKLYSQFITSFITVSFGGSAGLEAPISVTGAAQGSNLGRLLRVGRRERRLLVGCGAAAGVAAIFNSPIAGVLFAVEVVLSELAAPYFIPLLISTATATVVSKALFEGQPFVLITTSWPVDAVPFYLMLGLCTALLSVYMIRVYFAADKFFERWPGTFRKVALGGLALGVLVFLFPPLYGEGYNIVQLLLAGKGQDLVSGSIFAVYRDENVWILLGVAAASMLLKVFATTITVGAGGNGGMFGSSLFAGALLGFVFARLINLSGLTSVTEVHFIVLGMAGVLAGVVHAPLTAIFLIAEITGGYALFVPLMVVTSSSYLITRYFEPYSVYTRKLVQKGVYVHQDRDRSLLSQLDLHNLVQTDFVPVHPDDTLGTLVDTFRHATRNLFPVVDEAGLLVGVVTLDTVRDALFDDAHYATTRVRDLMTDPAAVVNSDDSLLDALRCMEQLGVPALPVVAQGRYVGFLLKSSILAGYRRQLLKETE, encoded by the coding sequence ATGCCCAAGAATATTGTTCACCGGATTCTTAGCCCCTTGCTGCTGTGGCGGTTGCGCCATATCAACGACCGGGTGTACCTGATCCTGGTGAGCGTGCTGGTGGGCCTGATGGCCGGCCTGACGGCAGTGCTGCTCAAAAACTCGGTGCACCGCTCGCAGGAACTGCTGTACGCCTGGGTGCCGGAAGAAAAGCGCGTGTTTGCCCTGTTTCTCTACCCCATCATCGGCATTGCGCTGTCGGTGCTCTTCACGCGCTATTTTCTGGATGGCAACCTGAGCCGCGGTTTGGGGCCCATCATCTACAACATTGCCCGGCAGGGCAGCATTGTGCCGCGCAGCAAGCTGTATTCGCAGTTTATTACCTCCTTTATCACGGTTTCGTTTGGCGGCTCGGCGGGTCTGGAAGCCCCGATTTCGGTGACGGGCGCCGCCCAGGGCTCCAACCTGGGGCGGCTGCTGCGCGTGGGCCGGCGCGAGCGGCGCTTGCTGGTGGGCTGCGGCGCGGCGGCCGGCGTGGCGGCTATCTTCAACTCCCCGATTGCGGGCGTGCTGTTTGCCGTGGAAGTGGTGCTCTCCGAACTGGCCGCGCCCTACTTCATTCCGCTGCTGATTTCCACGGCCACGGCCACGGTGGTGTCCAAGGCCCTGTTCGAAGGCCAGCCGTTCGTGCTCATCACCACCAGCTGGCCCGTGGACGCGGTACCGTTTTACTTGATGTTGGGGCTGTGCACGGCGCTGCTGTCGGTGTATATGATCCGGGTGTACTTCGCGGCCGATAAGTTTTTTGAGCGCTGGCCGGGCACGTTCCGCAAGGTGGCGCTAGGCGGCCTGGCGCTGGGGGTGCTGGTGTTTCTGTTTCCGCCGCTCTACGGCGAGGGCTACAACATCGTGCAGCTGCTGCTGGCCGGCAAAGGCCAGGACCTGGTCAGCGGCTCCATCTTTGCCGTCTACCGCGACGAAAACGTGTGGATTCTGCTGGGCGTGGCGGCGGCCAGTATGCTACTGAAAGTGTTTGCCACCACCATTACGGTGGGCGCCGGCGGCAATGGCGGCATGTTTGGCTCGTCGCTGTTTGCGGGGGCGCTGCTGGGCTTCGTGTTTGCCCGGCTCATCAACCTGAGCGGCCTGACCAGCGTCACGGAGGTGCATTTCATCGTGCTGGGCATGGCCGGCGTGCTGGCCGGCGTGGTGCACGCCCCACTCACGGCCATCTTTTTGATTGCCGAAATCACCGGCGGCTACGCCCTGTTTGTGCCGCTGATGGTGGTGACCAGCTCGTCGTACCTGATTACCCGCTACTTCGAGCCCTACTCCGTGTACACCCGCAAGCTGGTGCAAAAGGGCGTGTATGTGCACCAGGACCGCGACCGGAGCCTGCTCTCCCAGCTCGATCTACACAACCTGGTGCAAACCGACTTCGTGCCCGTGCACCCCGACGACACGCTGGGCACGCTGGTAGATACGTTCCGGCACGCCACCCGCAACCTGTTTCCGGTGGTGGATGAGGCCGGCCTGCTGGTCGGCGTCGTCACGCTCGACACCGTGCGCGACGCCCTCTTCGACGACGCCCACTACGCCACCACCCGCGTGCGCGACCTGATGACCGACCCGGCCGCCGTCGTCAATTCCGACGACTCTTTGCTGGATGCCCTGCGCTGCATGGAGCAGCTCGGCGTGCCGGCGCTGCCCGTGGTGGCGCAGGGCCGCTACGTGGGCTTTCTGCTGAAATCCAGCATCCTGGCCGGCTACCGCCGCCAGCTGCTCAAGGAAACAGAGTAG
- a CDS encoding mechanosensitive ion channel family protein, whose amino-acid sequence MLNDLNRVLSTYWQQFLYVLPKLALALVLLVVAIFIANRLSGLLGSRLRRRSHDPLLADFLTRISKWVFMLLGLLLAMEVVGLSGIVSGLLAGAGLSAFIVGFAFKDIAENFLAGVILAFNRPFHINDTVQIKDQVGHVEALNLRTTLIRSFDGKHVFLPNSLVLKEPLINFTRDGNLRQDFLVSVDYGAAGSPARVQEQLLAFLRQQPEVQALEGRQPYIILEKTAGTAADLRVYFWTSAEEYRSGTLQQKSQLMQKVKAMLLQAGYPAPNLAQ is encoded by the coding sequence ATGCTGAATGATCTGAACCGGGTGTTGTCCACGTACTGGCAGCAGTTTTTGTATGTGCTGCCCAAGCTGGCCCTGGCGCTGGTGCTGCTGGTAGTGGCCATTTTCATTGCCAACCGCCTGAGCGGCCTGCTGGGCAGCCGCCTGCGCCGCCGCTCCCACGACCCACTCCTGGCCGACTTCCTCACCCGCATCAGCAAATGGGTGTTTATGCTGCTGGGCCTGCTGCTGGCCATGGAAGTGGTGGGTTTGTCGGGTATTGTGAGCGGGCTGCTGGCCGGGGCCGGGCTGTCGGCGTTCATCGTGGGCTTTGCCTTCAAGGACATTGCCGAGAACTTCCTGGCCGGCGTGATTCTGGCCTTCAACCGCCCCTTCCACATCAACGACACCGTGCAGATTAAAGACCAGGTGGGCCACGTGGAGGCCCTCAACCTGCGCACCACGCTCATCCGCTCCTTCGACGGCAAGCATGTGTTCCTGCCCAACTCCCTGGTGCTCAAAGAGCCGCTCATCAACTTCACCCGCGACGGCAACCTGCGCCAAGATTTCCTGGTGAGCGTCGACTACGGCGCCGCCGGCAGCCCCGCCCGGGTGCAGGAGCAGCTGCTGGCTTTCTTGCGCCAGCAACCCGAAGTGCAGGCCCTGGAAGGCCGGCAGCCCTACATCATCCTGGAGAAAACCGCCGGCACCGCCGCTGATTTGCGGGTGTACTTCTGGACCTCGGCCGAGGAGTACCGCAGCGGCACGCTGCAGCAGAAAAGCCAGCTGATGCAGAAGGTGAAGGCAATGCTGCTGCAGGCGGGCTACCCGGCCCCCAACCTGGCGCAATAG
- a CDS encoding nucleoside deaminase: MDEFMQAAIDEARQGRKEGGIPIGSVLRRGNDIVSRGHNKRVQELDPIAHGEMDALRNAGRQRTYRDTVLYTTLMPCYMCAGTIVQFKIPKVVVGEARTFGESKAFLESHGVEVVILDSEECVEMMREFIEAEPTLWNEDIMEL; this comes from the coding sequence ATAGACGAATTCATGCAGGCCGCCATCGACGAGGCGCGCCAGGGCCGCAAGGAAGGCGGTATTCCGATTGGCTCGGTGCTGCGCCGCGGCAACGACATCGTGAGCCGCGGCCACAACAAGCGCGTGCAGGAGCTGGACCCCATTGCCCACGGCGAAATGGATGCCCTGCGCAACGCCGGCCGCCAGCGCACTTACCGCGACACGGTGCTCTACACCACGCTGATGCCCTGCTACATGTGCGCCGGCACCATCGTGCAGTTCAAAATCCCGAAAGTGGTGGTGGGCGAAGCCCGCACCTTTGGCGAGTCCAAGGCCTTTCTGGAAAGCCACGGTGTGGAAGTCGTGATTCTGGACTCCGAGGAGTGCGTGGAGATGATGCGCGAGTTCATCGAGGCCGAGCCTACGCTCTGGAACGAGGACATCATGGAGCTGTAA